One region of Mycobacterium riyadhense genomic DNA includes:
- the rsmA gene encoding 16S rRNA (adenine(1518)-N(6)/adenine(1519)-N(6))-dimethyltransferase RsmA: MAGVQRPSGCALTIRLLGRTEIRRLAKELEFRPRKSLGQNFVHDANTVRRVVSVAGISRSDQVLEVGPGLGSLTLALLDRGATVTAVEIDPVLAGRLPQTVAEHSNSEIQRLTVLNRDILSVRKDNLEMGPTGPTALVANLPYNVAVPALLHLLAEFPSIRVVTVMVQAEVAERLAAEPGGKEYGVPSVKVRFFGRVRRCGTVSPTVFWPIPRVYSGLVRIDRYEASPWPTDETFRERVFELVDIAFAQRRKTSRNAFAVWAGSGNESANRLLAASIDPARRGETLTIDDFVRLLRRSAGQPGQDAVLGQASAG, from the coding sequence CTGGCCGGTGTGCAGCGGCCGAGCGGGTGCGCGCTGACCATCCGGTTACTCGGGCGCACCGAGATCAGGAGGCTGGCCAAAGAGCTCGAGTTTCGGCCCCGGAAGTCGCTCGGTCAGAACTTTGTTCACGACGCCAACACCGTGCGACGGGTGGTTTCGGTCGCCGGGATCAGCCGGTCTGACCAAGTTCTCGAGGTCGGACCCGGCCTGGGGTCGCTCACGCTGGCGCTGCTGGACCGCGGCGCGACCGTCACGGCTGTCGAGATCGACCCCGTCTTGGCCGGTCGGCTGCCGCAGACGGTGGCCGAACACTCGAACAGCGAAATCCAGCGGCTGACGGTGCTCAATCGCGACATCCTGTCGGTTCGCAAGGACAACCTGGAGATGGGGCCGACAGGCCCGACAGCCTTGGTCGCCAATCTTCCGTACAACGTCGCAGTGCCCGCCTTGCTGCATCTGCTCGCCGAATTTCCGTCGATCCGTGTCGTGACGGTGATGGTGCAAGCCGAGGTTGCCGAGCGGCTTGCCGCGGAGCCGGGGGGCAAGGAATACGGGGTGCCCAGCGTCAAGGTGCGTTTCTTCGGACGGGTTCGTCGCTGCGGCACGGTGTCGCCGACTGTTTTCTGGCCTATTCCACGCGTCTACTCCGGGTTGGTCCGGATCGATCGGTACGAGGCTTCGCCGTGGCCCACCGACGAAACTTTCCGCGAGCGGGTGTTTGAGCTGGTCGACATAGCATTCGCGCAGCGGCGCAAGACATCGCGCAACGCATTCGCGGTGTGGGCCGGTTCGGGAAACGAGTCGGCGAACCGATTGCTGGCCGCCAGCATCGACCCGGCCCGTCGTGGCGAGACGCTGACCATCGACGACTTCGTCCGACTGTTGCGACGGTCGGCTGGCCAACCTGGCCAAGACGCGGTGCTGGGGCAGGCTTCGGCGGGCTAG
- a CDS encoding TatD family hydrolase — protein sequence MRVSSKRPARQEPPPAPEPLAPLIDAHTHLDACGARNAEDVTAIVERAAAVGVVAVVTIADDLDSARWVTRAADWDPRVYAAVALHPTRADALTDAARAEIEELVAHPRVVAVGETGLDMYWPGRLGGCAQPDVQREAFAWHIDLAKRARKPLMIHNREADREVLDVLRAEGAPDAVIFHCFSSDTAMARECVAAGWSLSLSGTVSFRNARDLREAVPLIPMEQLLVETDAPFLTPHPYRGAANESYCLPYTVRALADLLHRRPEELAQATTSNARRVYGLECEVADRI from the coding sequence GTGCGGGTGAGTTCTAAGCGCCCAGCCAGACAAGAACCGCCTCCGGCGCCCGAGCCCTTGGCTCCGTTGATCGACGCCCATACCCACCTCGACGCATGTGGTGCCCGCAACGCCGAAGACGTGACTGCCATCGTTGAGCGCGCCGCGGCGGTCGGTGTGGTCGCGGTGGTCACCATTGCCGACGATCTGGATTCGGCGCGCTGGGTAACCCGGGCCGCCGACTGGGATCCGCGCGTGTACGCTGCGGTGGCGCTGCACCCGACTCGCGCCGACGCGCTCACCGACGCCGCCCGCGCCGAGATCGAGGAGTTGGTGGCCCATCCGCGGGTGGTGGCCGTCGGCGAGACCGGCCTGGATATGTACTGGCCGGGTCGACTTGGCGGCTGTGCACAGCCCGACGTGCAGCGAGAGGCCTTCGCCTGGCACATCGACCTTGCGAAGCGGGCCCGGAAACCGCTGATGATTCATAACCGGGAGGCCGACCGTGAGGTGCTTGACGTGCTGCGGGCCGAGGGCGCGCCGGACGCCGTGATCTTTCACTGCTTCTCGTCGGACACTGCGATGGCACGCGAGTGCGTGGCCGCCGGATGGTCGCTCAGCCTGTCGGGGACGGTGAGTTTCCGGAACGCGCGCGACCTACGGGAAGCCGTTCCGCTGATACCGATGGAGCAGCTGTTGGTCGAAACCGATGCACCTTTTTTGACCCCGCACCCCTACCGCGGCGCAGCGAACGAATCCTATTGCCTGCCTTACACCGTGCGAGCCCTGGCTGACCTGCTACATCGTCGGCCTGAGGAATTGGCGCAAGCCACCACGAGCAATGCTCGTCGGGTGTATGGACTGGAATGCGAGGTAGCCGATCGCATATAG
- the metG gene encoding methionine--tRNA ligase: MKPYYVTTAIAYPNAAPHVGHAYEYIATDAIARFKRLDGFDVRFLTGTDEHGLKVAQAAAAAGVPTAEHARRNSDVFQRMQEALNISFDRFIRTTDADHHEASKDIWRRMSAAGDIYLDNYAGWYSVRDERFFVESETQLLPDGTRIAIETGTPVTWTEEQTYFFRLSSYADKLLAHYHANPDFIAPETRRNEVISFVSGGLDDLSISRTSFDWGVQVPEHPDHVMYVWVDALTNYLTGAGFPDTDSELFRRYWPADLHMIGKDIIRFHAVYWPAFLMSAGIELPRRVFAHGFLHHRGEKMSKSLGNIVDPVALVQTFGADQVRYFLLREVPFGQDGSYSDEAIITRTNTDLANELGNLAQRSLSMVAKNLGGVVPEPTEFTEADTELLTTADGLLERVRANFDAQAMHLALEAIWLMLGDANKYFSAQQPWVLRKSEAEADQARFRTVLYTTCEAVRVAAVLVQPVMPDSAAKLLDLLGQSEDQRSFSALGVRLAPGTVLPPPTGVFPRYQG, encoded by the coding sequence ATGAAGCCCTATTACGTCACCACCGCGATCGCGTATCCGAACGCGGCGCCGCACGTGGGTCACGCCTACGAATACATCGCCACCGACGCGATCGCCCGGTTCAAACGGCTCGACGGCTTCGACGTGCGCTTCCTGACCGGGACCGACGAGCACGGCCTGAAGGTCGCACAGGCCGCCGCGGCCGCGGGCGTGCCGACCGCGGAGCATGCCCGGCGCAATTCGGACGTGTTTCAGCGCATGCAGGAGGCGCTGAACATCTCCTTCGACCGGTTCATCCGAACGACCGATGCCGACCACCACGAGGCATCCAAGGACATCTGGCGGCGGATGTCGGCGGCCGGCGACATCTACCTGGACAACTACGCCGGGTGGTACTCGGTGCGCGACGAGCGCTTCTTCGTCGAATCCGAGACCCAACTTCTGCCGGACGGCACCAGAATCGCGATCGAAACCGGCACCCCGGTGACCTGGACCGAGGAGCAAACCTACTTCTTCCGGCTTTCGTCGTATGCCGACAAGCTGCTGGCCCACTACCACGCCAACCCCGATTTCATCGCGCCCGAAACGCGGCGCAACGAGGTGATCAGCTTTGTCTCCGGCGGCTTAGACGATCTGTCGATCTCTCGCACCTCGTTCGACTGGGGAGTGCAGGTGCCCGAGCATCCCGACCATGTGATGTACGTCTGGGTCGATGCGCTGACCAACTACCTGACCGGAGCCGGCTTCCCCGATACCGATTCGGAGCTCTTCCGCCGCTATTGGCCCGCCGATTTGCACATGATCGGCAAGGACATCATCAGGTTTCATGCCGTCTACTGGCCGGCGTTTTTGATGTCGGCGGGAATCGAGCTGCCGCGAAGGGTTTTCGCGCACGGGTTCTTGCATCATCGCGGCGAGAAGATGAGCAAGTCGCTGGGCAACATCGTCGACCCGGTTGCGCTGGTGCAGACATTCGGTGCGGACCAGGTGCGCTACTTCCTGTTGCGTGAGGTTCCCTTCGGCCAGGACGGTAGCTATAGCGACGAGGCGATCATCACTCGGACCAACACCGACCTGGCCAACGAGCTGGGCAACCTGGCGCAGCGCTCACTGTCGATGGTGGCCAAGAACCTGGGCGGCGTGGTGCCCGAACCGACAGAGTTCACCGAGGCCGACACCGAGCTGCTGACGACGGCCGACGGCTTGCTGGAGCGAGTGCGCGCGAACTTCGACGCTCAGGCGATGCACCTGGCCCTCGAGGCGATCTGGCTGATGCTCGGCGACGCGAACAAGTATTTCTCCGCGCAGCAGCCGTGGGTGCTGCGTAAGAGCGAGGCCGAGGCGGACCAGGCCAGGTTCCGTACCGTTCTCTACACCACGTGTGAGGCGGTCCGTGTCGCGGCGGTGCTGGTCCAGCCCGTGATGCCGGACTCAGCCGCCAAGCTGCTGGACCTGCTCGGCCAGTCCGAAGACCAGCGATCGTTCAGCGCTCTAGGCGTACGGCTGGCTCCGGGCACGGTGCTGCCGCCGCCGACGGGTGTGTTCCCCCGCTATCAGGGGTGA
- a CDS encoding NAD(P)/FAD-dependent oxidoreductase — protein sequence MTELPVRKSHVVVIGGGYAGTVAANHLRLRADVDITLVNSRPVFVERIRLHQLAAGSGTATVDYGTLLGDGIRLVVDTVDRIDTGDRKLLLASGAELTYDYLIYAVGSTGALPAVPGAAEFAYSVADLEGATRLRYALADLHFDAPVTVVGGGLTGIEAASELAEQGRRVTLVCGGILGPSLSERGRRSVRKQLRKLGVELLEAVAVRQVQWNAVVLADGAVLPSAVTVWTAGFGVPDLATRSGLRTDAEGRVLTDESLTSLDDDRVVAAGDAVAPSGQPLRMSCQAAGPLGAQAANTVLSRIAGDIPAPLSQAFVGQCISLGRSHGTVQLSRSDDTPVNVVVGGRSAASIKEAICRGTVWSIRREAAKPGTYFWLKGGKRPAQLPTDQRVALP from the coding sequence ATGACCGAGCTGCCTGTCCGAAAGAGCCACGTCGTCGTTATCGGCGGGGGCTACGCCGGCACCGTGGCCGCCAACCACCTGCGCCTACGTGCCGACGTCGACATCACTCTGGTGAACTCACGTCCCGTCTTCGTCGAACGGATCCGCCTGCACCAGTTGGCCGCGGGCTCCGGCACCGCCACCGTCGATTACGGCACGCTGCTCGGCGACGGCATCCGGCTGGTCGTGGACACCGTCGACCGCATCGACACCGGCGACCGGAAGTTGCTGCTGGCCTCGGGTGCGGAGTTGACCTACGACTACCTGATCTACGCGGTGGGCAGCACCGGGGCGCTGCCGGCGGTGCCGGGCGCGGCCGAATTCGCCTATTCCGTCGCCGATCTGGAAGGGGCAACGCGGCTGCGCTACGCCCTGGCGGATCTGCACTTCGATGCTCCGGTCACCGTGGTCGGCGGCGGCTTGACCGGCATCGAAGCCGCGTCCGAGCTCGCCGAGCAGGGACGCCGGGTCACGCTGGTCTGCGGCGGCATCCTGGGGCCGTCGCTGAGCGAACGGGGTCGGCGTTCGGTGCGCAAGCAACTGCGCAAGCTCGGCGTCGAGCTACTCGAAGCCGTGGCGGTTCGCCAGGTGCAGTGGAACGCGGTAGTGCTCGCCGACGGCGCAGTGCTGCCCAGCGCGGTCACGGTGTGGACGGCGGGATTCGGCGTGCCCGATCTGGCTACCCGCAGCGGGCTTCGCACCGATGCGGAGGGCCGGGTGCTCACCGACGAATCATTGACCAGCCTCGACGACGACCGTGTCGTCGCCGCTGGTGACGCGGTCGCGCCGTCGGGCCAGCCGTTGCGCATGAGCTGCCAAGCGGCCGGTCCACTCGGGGCCCAGGCCGCAAACACGGTGCTCAGCCGCATCGCCGGGGACATCCCCGCGCCACTGAGCCAGGCGTTCGTCGGGCAGTGCATCAGCCTGGGCCGCTCGCATGGCACCGTTCAGCTCTCGCGCTCCGACGACACCCCGGTGAACGTGGTTGTCGGCGGCCGCAGCGCCGCCTCTATCAAGGAAGCGATCTGCAGGGGCACCGTGTGGTCGATCCGGCGCGAGGCCGCCAAGCCCGGCACCTACTTCTGGCTCAAGGGCGGCAAGCGGCCCGCGCAGCTGCCCACCGACCAGCGGGTCGCGCTCCCATGA
- a CDS encoding aminodeoxychorismate synthase component I — MRVDRLGDLGDAAAVLRAVGYATSRLDLAPPAALTGEWFGALAVIAPSVAVRPVNFYDAFAGPVEPGRWVALETGAVGGGWVGYLSYPDPGADGRPSRIPEAAGGWTDCVLRRDRAGQWWYESLSGAAMPDWLVGTLGATPAPATRSAPACRIDWEAADRPAHRDGVLACLEAIAGGEVYQACVCTQFAGTVSGSPLDFFIDAVARTAPARAAFVAGDWGAVASLSPELFLRRHGELVASSPIKGTLPLQAWPSALRASPKEVAENIMIVDLVRNDLGRVATTGSVTVPELLVVRRAPGVWHLVSTVSARVPVELPNSALLDAAFPPASVTGTPKLRARQLISRWEQHRRGIYCGTVGLASPVAGCELNVAIRTVEFDAAGNAVLGVGGGITADSDPDAEWQECLHKAAPVVGLPAALNAPRVV; from the coding sequence GTGCGGGTCGACCGGCTTGGTGATCTGGGTGACGCAGCTGCGGTGCTGCGCGCGGTCGGCTATGCCACCAGTCGACTCGATCTGGCGCCGCCGGCCGCGCTGACTGGTGAATGGTTTGGTGCGCTGGCGGTGATAGCGCCGAGTGTGGCGGTGCGACCAGTGAACTTCTACGACGCGTTCGCCGGACCAGTCGAGCCCGGCCGCTGGGTAGCACTCGAAACTGGCGCCGTGGGCGGCGGTTGGGTCGGCTATCTGTCCTACCCGGACCCCGGCGCGGACGGGCGGCCCAGCAGAATTCCCGAAGCCGCCGGCGGCTGGACCGACTGCGTGTTGCGCCGCGACCGCGCCGGGCAGTGGTGGTACGAGAGCCTGTCAGGTGCGGCCATGCCGGACTGGCTGGTCGGCACGCTGGGAGCGACCCCGGCGCCGGCCACCCGATCGGCACCCGCGTGCCGAATTGATTGGGAGGCCGCAGACCGGCCAGCACACCGCGACGGTGTGCTGGCGTGCCTGGAGGCGATCGCCGGCGGCGAGGTCTACCAGGCGTGTGTGTGCACCCAATTCGCCGGGACCGTCAGCGGCTCACCGCTGGACTTCTTTATCGACGCAGTGGCCCGTACCGCTCCGGCCAGGGCGGCCTTCGTCGCCGGCGATTGGGGTGCGGTGGCGTCGCTGTCTCCCGAGCTTTTCCTGCGGCGCCACGGTGAGCTCGTGGCGTCCAGCCCGATCAAAGGCACCCTGCCTTTGCAGGCCTGGCCATCGGCGCTGCGGGCTTCGCCCAAAGAGGTCGCCGAAAACATCATGATCGTGGATTTGGTCCGCAATGACCTTGGCCGCGTGGCGACTACGGGCTCCGTCACGGTGCCCGAGCTGTTGGTGGTACGGCGTGCGCCCGGGGTGTGGCACCTGGTGTCCACGGTGTCGGCGCGGGTTCCAGTCGAGTTGCCGAACTCCGCCCTGCTGGATGCCGCGTTCCCTCCGGCCTCGGTCACTGGAACACCCAAACTTCGTGCCCGCCAACTAATTTCGCGATGGGAACAGCACAGGCGCGGGATATATTGCGGCACAGTCGGTTTGGCGTCACCGGTCGCCGGATGCGAACTCAATGTCGCCATCCGCACGGTCGAGTTCGACGCGGCCGGCAATGCCGTGCTGGGCGTGGGCGGCGGCATCACCGCCGACTCCGATCCGGATGCCGAATGGCAGGAATGCCTGCACAAGGCCGCCCCGGTGGTGGGGTTGCCGGCCGCGCTGAACGCCCCGCGGGTGGTTTGA
- the rsmI gene encoding 16S rRNA (cytidine(1402)-2'-O)-methyltransferase, which produces MTAGRLLLGATPLGQPSDASPRLIDALTSADVVAAEDTRRVRNLAKALDIQIGGRVISLFDRVEASRAAAVVAAISAGATVLVVSDAGMPAISDPGYRLVAACIEAGLPVQCLPGPSAVTTALVLSGLPAEKFCFEGFAPRKSSARRAWLASLADEQRTCVFFESPRRLAACLRDAVQQLGGARRAAICRELTKVHEEVVRGSLGELAIWADRGVLGEITVVLAGATPQPDVASLVDEVERLVAAGVRVKDACSEVAAAHAGVRSRQLYDAVLQTRRDSGELEGS; this is translated from the coding sequence ATGACCGCTGGCCGCCTATTGCTCGGTGCGACTCCATTGGGCCAGCCGTCGGACGCGTCGCCACGGCTGATCGACGCGCTGACGAGTGCCGACGTGGTGGCGGCCGAGGACACCCGGCGGGTGCGAAATCTGGCCAAGGCGCTTGACATCCAGATTGGCGGACGGGTGATCAGCCTGTTCGACCGGGTTGAAGCGTCGCGCGCGGCCGCCGTGGTCGCCGCGATCAGTGCCGGTGCGACCGTGCTCGTGGTCAGCGACGCCGGGATGCCGGCGATCAGCGACCCCGGCTACCGCCTGGTCGCGGCGTGCATCGAGGCCGGCTTGCCGGTGCAGTGCCTGCCCGGGCCGTCCGCCGTGACCACCGCCTTGGTGTTATCCGGTCTGCCGGCGGAGAAGTTCTGCTTCGAGGGCTTTGCCCCACGTAAGAGCTCGGCGCGCCGAGCCTGGCTGGCATCGTTGGCCGACGAGCAACGCACCTGCGTGTTCTTCGAATCACCCCGCCGGCTAGCCGCCTGCCTGCGAGATGCGGTGCAGCAGCTCGGGGGTGCGCGTCGGGCCGCGATCTGCCGGGAGCTGACCAAGGTGCACGAAGAAGTGGTGCGCGGCTCGCTGGGCGAGTTGGCGATCTGGGCGGACCGCGGCGTGCTCGGCGAGATCACCGTCGTTTTGGCCGGCGCGACCCCGCAACCCGACGTGGCGTCCCTGGTCGACGAGGTGGAGCGCCTCGTCGCCGCGGGCGTTCGCGTCAAGGACGCCTGCAGCGAGGTGGCTGCGGCGCACGCGGGGGTGCGCTCGCGCCAGCTCTACGACGCGGTACTCCAAACACGCCGAGATTCCGGCGAGTTGGAAGGATCGTAG
- a CDS encoding resuscitation-promoting factor translates to MNLLTKLHQTQSPILRLMVGALLLALACAGGYAVSSFKTVTLTVDGTAMRVTTMKSRVIDIVQENGFAVGDRDDLYPAADVVIHDAANIVLRRSRPLEISLDGHDPKQVWTTASTVDEALAQLAMTDTAPAAASRGSRVPLAGMALPVVSAKTVQINDAGVVRTVHLPAPNVAGLLTAAGTPLLDSDQVMPSATSPIVDGMQIQVTRNRIERVTERLPLPPNARRIEDPEMNISREIVEDPGAPGTQDVTFAVAKVNGVEIGRLPIANVVVSPAREAVVRVGSKPGTEVPPVSDGEIWDAIAGCEAGGNWAINTGNGYYGGVQFDQGTWEANGGLRYAPRADLATREEQIAVAEVTRQRQGWGAWPVCSGRAGAR, encoded by the coding sequence TTGAATCTGCTTACAAAACTTCACCAAACCCAATCGCCAATATTGCGCCTCATGGTTGGCGCGCTGCTGCTGGCACTGGCGTGCGCCGGTGGTTACGCGGTCTCCTCGTTCAAGACGGTGACATTGACCGTCGACGGAACGGCGATGCGGGTGACGACGATGAAATCGCGGGTGATCGACATCGTCCAGGAGAACGGGTTCGCCGTCGGCGATCGCGATGATCTGTATCCCGCCGCTGATGTGGTGATCCATGACGCCGCCAATATCGTGCTGCGGCGCAGCCGGCCATTGGAGATCTCACTGGACGGCCACGATCCCAAGCAGGTGTGGACGACGGCGTCGACCGTCGACGAGGCGCTGGCCCAGCTCGCGATGACCGACACCGCCCCCGCCGCGGCTTCTCGTGGGAGCCGCGTTCCGCTGGCCGGCATGGCGCTGCCCGTCGTGTCCGCGAAAACCGTGCAAATCAACGATGCCGGCGTGGTGCGCACGGTGCACCTACCGGCGCCGAACGTCGCGGGGTTGTTGACCGCGGCCGGCACGCCGCTGCTGGACAGCGATCAGGTGATGCCCAGTGCGACGTCCCCGATCGTTGACGGTATGCAGATCCAGGTGACCCGTAACCGCATCGAGCGGGTCACCGAGCGGTTGCCGCTGCCGCCGAACGCCCGTCGCATCGAAGACCCCGAGATGAACATCAGCCGGGAAATCGTCGAAGATCCCGGTGCCCCAGGCACCCAGGACGTGACGTTCGCGGTGGCCAAGGTCAACGGCGTCGAGATCGGCCGGCTGCCCATCGCCAATGTGGTGGTGTCGCCGGCCCGCGAGGCTGTGGTACGGGTAGGCAGCAAGCCCGGCACCGAAGTGCCGCCGGTAAGCGACGGAGAGATCTGGGACGCCATCGCCGGTTGTGAGGCCGGCGGAAACTGGGCGATCAACACCGGCAACGGGTATTACGGCGGTGTGCAGTTCGATCAGGGCACGTGGGAGGCCAACGGTGGGCTGCGGTATGCCCCCCGCGCCGACCTGGCCACCCGCGAAGAGCAGATCGCGGTTGCCGAGGTGACGCGGCAGCGGCAGGGCTGGGGCGCCTGGCCGGTGTGCAGCGGCCGAGCGGGTGCGCGCTGA
- a CDS encoding RNA polymerase sigma-70 factor, translated as MTSASEEHAERFTLLRPLLFTIAYEILGSATESDDVLQDSYLRWAAVDLSTVYDTKSYLAQLVTRQALNALRAGSRRREEYVGPWLPEPLLLDDQDPSADVVLAESVSMAMLVLLETLSPDERAVFVLREVFGFDYVEIADAVGKPAPTVRQIAHRAREHVRARRKRFSDVDPQRNAEITAQFLATAASGDVEALMAMLAPDATWMADSGGKVSAARRPVVGAERVARAIAGLMRKAGPQLHVELVTCNSAPAILLYLGESLEGVITLEIADDKITNFYVMRNPDKLAALATARAISRG; from the coding sequence ATGACGTCAGCGTCAGAAGAGCACGCCGAACGGTTTACCCTGCTGCGGCCGTTGCTGTTCACCATCGCCTACGAAATCCTGGGCTCGGCAACCGAATCCGACGACGTGTTGCAGGACAGCTATTTGCGGTGGGCTGCGGTCGACCTGTCGACCGTGTATGACACCAAGTCCTACCTGGCCCAGCTGGTTACCCGGCAGGCGCTGAACGCGTTGCGGGCCGGCAGCCGTCGTCGCGAGGAGTATGTGGGGCCGTGGCTGCCCGAGCCGCTGCTCCTCGACGACCAGGACCCGTCCGCCGATGTGGTTCTGGCGGAATCGGTTTCGATGGCGATGCTGGTGCTGCTGGAAACTCTGAGCCCCGACGAGCGGGCGGTGTTCGTGCTGCGCGAAGTGTTCGGTTTCGACTACGTCGAGATCGCGGACGCGGTGGGCAAACCGGCCCCAACCGTGCGACAGATTGCACACCGGGCACGCGAACACGTACGCGCGCGCCGCAAGCGATTTAGCGACGTTGACCCGCAGCGCAACGCGGAGATCACCGCGCAGTTCTTGGCCACAGCCGCCAGCGGTGACGTGGAAGCACTGATGGCAATGCTGGCCCCCGACGCCACCTGGATGGCCGACAGTGGCGGCAAGGTGAGCGCGGCGCGGCGGCCGGTGGTCGGCGCCGAGCGGGTGGCCAGAGCCATTGCCGGGCTGATGCGAAAGGCTGGACCGCAGCTGCACGTGGAGTTAGTGACCTGCAACAGCGCTCCGGCGATATTGCTCTATCTCGGCGAAAGCCTCGAGGGGGTGATCACGTTGGAGATTGCCGACGACAAGATCACCAACTTCTACGTGATGCGCAATCCCGACAAGCTGGCGGCCCTGGCCACCGCACGGGCGATCAGCCGCGGCTAA
- a CDS encoding 4-(cytidine 5'-diphospho)-2-C-methyl-D-erythritol kinase, producing the protein MSDGSTAVQWVPTGSVTVRVPGKVNLYLAVGDRRRDGYHELTTVFHAVSLVDEVTVRNADVLSLELVGEGADKLPTDHRNLAWRAAELLAEHVGRAPDVSIMINKSIPVAGGMGGGSADAAAVLVAMNSLWELSLPRRDLRMLAARLGSDVPFALHGGTALGTGRGEELATVLSRNTFHWVLAFAQSGLLTPAVFAELDRLRDAGDPPRLAEPGPVLAALAAGDPEQLAPLLGNEMQAAAVSLDPALRRALRAGVEAGALAGIVSGSGPTCAFLCSSAASAIDVGAQLSGAGVCRTVRVATGPIPGARVVPSPMTEA; encoded by the coding sequence ATGTCTGACGGAAGCACCGCTGTGCAATGGGTACCGACCGGGTCGGTTACCGTCCGGGTGCCCGGAAAGGTCAACCTCTACCTGGCCGTCGGTGATCGCCGCCGGGACGGCTATCACGAGCTGACGACGGTGTTTCATGCCGTCTCACTGGTCGACGAGGTGACGGTGCGCAACGCCGACGTGCTGTCGCTCGAGCTCGTCGGCGAGGGCGCCGACAAATTGCCCACCGATCACCGCAACCTCGCCTGGCGGGCGGCCGAACTGTTGGCCGAGCACGTGGGCCGGGCACCTGATGTGTCGATCATGATCAACAAGTCCATCCCCGTGGCCGGCGGGATGGGTGGCGGCAGTGCCGATGCGGCCGCCGTTCTGGTGGCGATGAACTCACTGTGGGAGCTCTCCTTGCCCCGCCGCGATCTGCGGATGCTTGCCGCGCGGCTGGGCAGCGATGTGCCGTTCGCCCTGCACGGGGGCACCGCGCTGGGGACTGGGCGCGGTGAGGAGCTGGCGACGGTCTTGTCCCGCAACACCTTCCACTGGGTGCTGGCCTTCGCGCAGAGCGGGCTACTGACCCCGGCGGTATTCGCCGAGCTCGACCGACTCAGGGATGCCGGGGATCCGCCACGGCTTGCTGAACCGGGGCCGGTGCTAGCCGCCCTGGCGGCGGGTGATCCGGAGCAGCTCGCGCCGCTGCTGGGCAACGAAATGCAGGCGGCAGCGGTCAGCCTGGACCCGGCGCTGCGGCGTGCGCTGCGCGCCGGTGTGGAGGCCGGCGCGCTGGCCGGCATCGTATCTGGCTCGGGCCCAACGTGTGCCTTCCTATGTTCCTCGGCGGCGTCGGCCATCGACGTGGGTGCGCAGCTGTCGGGGGCGGGCGTGTGCCGCACCGTCCGGGTCGCCACCGGGCCGATACCCGGAGCGCGCGTCGTGCCGTCGCCCATGACAGAAGCGTGA